One genomic region from Spirosoma sp. KCTC 42546 encodes:
- a CDS encoding glycoside hydrolase family 130 protein, with protein sequence MKNYQLRRLSDQPILQTSDVTPSIDGFEVLGAFNPAACLFNDEVLLLLRVAEAPKAEVGSIVIPLIEEQDGIPSLVIKRFSEPTAPYDPRVITLNGKVYLTSLSHLRLARSKDGIHFTIDEKPFLFPARMDESYGIEDARITFLDGKYWITYTAVSEHGPGVGLAVTTDFVTVERVGMILPPPNKDVALFPQKINGNYMLLHRPMVSDIGKPSIWLAESEDGVHWGNHRFLFGGRGHASLDPLANPFGWEGAKIGAGPEPILTDEGWLVCYHGADPTHSYSLALALLDKDDPAHVLDRSSLPLLSPELTWEREGFFPNVVFSNGWVQWPEHSDKAGQIWVYYGAADSGVGLAELVRS encoded by the coding sequence ATGAAAAATTATCAGCTCCGACGCCTGTCAGACCAACCTATTCTGCAAACGAGTGATGTAACCCCCAGTATTGATGGTTTTGAAGTCCTGGGGGCATTCAACCCCGCAGCCTGCCTGTTCAACGATGAAGTTCTACTTCTATTACGTGTGGCGGAGGCTCCAAAAGCCGAAGTAGGTTCCATCGTTATACCCTTAATTGAGGAGCAGGATGGCATTCCATCGTTGGTAATCAAGCGTTTTTCAGAGCCTACTGCCCCCTATGACCCTCGTGTAATTACGTTAAATGGGAAGGTTTATCTAACCTCACTGAGTCACCTGCGCCTTGCCCGAAGCAAAGATGGCATTCATTTCACAATTGATGAAAAGCCATTTTTATTCCCTGCCCGCATGGACGAATCCTATGGTATCGAAGACGCCCGGATTACATTTTTAGACGGTAAATACTGGATTACATATACCGCTGTATCCGAACACGGCCCCGGCGTTGGCCTGGCTGTTACAACCGATTTCGTGACTGTTGAGCGGGTAGGCATGATTTTACCGCCACCTAACAAAGATGTGGCGCTGTTCCCCCAAAAAATCAACGGTAACTATATGCTTCTGCACCGGCCCATGGTGTCGGATATTGGCAAACCGTCGATCTGGCTGGCCGAATCGGAAGATGGTGTCCACTGGGGTAATCATCGTTTTTTGTTCGGAGGTCGGGGTCATGCCAGTCTGGATCCACTCGCGAATCCATTTGGTTGGGAAGGCGCAAAAATAGGTGCTGGCCCTGAACCTATACTCACCGACGAAGGCTGGCTAGTTTGCTACCATGGAGCTGATCCTACTCATTCGTACTCGCTGGCGCTGGCTTTACTGGACAAAGACGACCCTGCGCATGTACTAGATCGGTCTAGTCTGCCCTTATTATCGCCTGAACTTACGTGGGAGCGGGAAGGCTTCTTTCCCAATGTAGTGTTTTCAAACGGCTGGGTTCAGTGGCCAGAACATAGTGATAAAGCAGGCCAAATCTGGGTGTATTATGGCGCAGCCGATTCGGGGGTTGGACTAGCCGAGCTGGTGCGGAGTTAG
- a CDS encoding adhesin — translation MIYQPTFDQDEDVLMLNPDPESAAFDDDDDDFDEDGADFDELGSGAGSGYGADDLDDIEDDFNPEDLDEDLDDDSIDDDLDDDSME, via the coding sequence ATGATTTACCAGCCAACGTTTGATCAGGATGAAGACGTGCTGATGTTGAACCCTGATCCAGAATCAGCTGCATTTGACGACGATGATGATGACTTCGATGAAGACGGAGCCGACTTCGATGAACTGGGTTCAGGAGCCGGTAGCGGCTATGGAGCCGATGATCTGGACGACATTGAAGACGACTTTAATCCGGAAGATCTGGATGAAGATTTAGACGACGATAGTATCGACGACGATCTGGACGACGATAGTATGGAGTAA